A single region of the Ziziphus jujuba cultivar Dongzao chromosome 10, ASM3175591v1 genome encodes:
- the LOC107403581 gene encoding uncharacterized protein LOC107403581: MGQRKLLSVLVLCFFSLYLLFPSTQATVVKYCDRKADYPVKVHGITISPDPVVRGEEATFKVSASTSEVISGGKLVVEVAYLGVHIHSEDHDLSEEVSVPVPAGDFVLSHTQTLPGITPPGTYTLTMKLVDDAHKQLTCISFKFKIGILSVLADS, encoded by the exons aTGGGTCAAAGGAAGCTGCTCAGCGTTTTGGTGCTCTGCTTCTTCTCTCTTTACCTCCTCTTTCCTTCTACTCAAGCTACGGTTGTCAAATACTGCG ATCGGAAAGCTGATTACCCTGTGAAGGTCCATGGTATTACAATATCACCTGATCCTGTTGTGAGAGGAGAGGAAGCCACATTTAAGGTCTCCGCTTCAACAA GTGAAGTCATATCTGGTGGAAAGTTGGTGGTTGAGGTTGCTTACTTGGGGGTGCATATTCATTCAGAAGACCATGATCTTTCTGAGGAAGTTTCCGTCCCTGTACCGGCAGGTGACTTTGTGCTCTCTCATACCCAGACTTTGCCTGGAATTACCCCACCT GGAACTTATACTCTAACAATGAAATTGGTGGATGATGCCCATAAACAGTTGACTTGCATCAGCTTCAAGTTCAAAATTGGCATTTTGTCTGTGCTAGCTGATAGCTAA